The Manihot esculenta cultivar AM560-2 chromosome 17, M.esculenta_v8, whole genome shotgun sequence genome contains the following window.
CTTGCGCCGCTGGCTCCATTGGCTACACACATCGAATCTTTCTCTCTGTTACAAAACCTGACTCATTCTTATTCAATTCCCTTATCAAATCCACATCCAAATTTCACTTTTCTATTTATTCCCTTTACTTGTACAGTTGTATGCTCCTTTGTAATATCTCGCCATCAAATTATACATTCACGTCTGTAATAAAATCCTGTGCTGACATGTCGTTTCTGAAACTTGGTAAAGTCATTCATGGCCACGTCTTGGTTAATGGGTTTGGCTTGGATGTTTATGTGCAGGCTGCTTTGGTCGCTTTTTATGGGAagtctggtgatttgggcaatgCGAGGAAGGTGTTTGATAAAATGCCGGTCAGAAGTATTGTGGCGTGGAATTCAATGATTTCAGGATACGAGCAAAATGGGTATGGGAAGAATGCAATTACGTTGTTTAAGAAAATGAGGGAAGCAGGTATAGAGCCGGATTCTACCACTTTGGTGAGTTTATCATCAGCTTGTGCTCAATTGGGGGCACTAGGCATGGGATGTTGGGTGCATGAGTACATCGCTAGGCATGGTTTGAATTTGAATGTCGTGCTTGGTACTTCGTTAATCAACATGTATACGAGGTGTGGTGATGTAGGGAGAGCAAGGGAAGTTTTTGATTCAATGAATGAAAGAAATGTTGTTGCTTGGACAGCAATGATTTCAGGATATGGAATGAATGGTTTTGCTCACCAGGCTGTTGAGTTGTTTGATGAAATGAGAAGGAGAGGTCCATGTCCCAATAGCATTACATTTGTTGCTGCTTTGTCTGCATGTGCTCATGCAGGGCTGGTGAAAGAAGGTCGCCGGGTGTTTGCAAGCATGAGAGAAGAGTATCACTTGATGCCAGGCGTGGAGCATCATGTCTGTTTGGTAGATATGCTTGGGCGTGCTGGACTCCTTGATGAAGCATATAGCTTTATCAATGAAGAAGTTCCTAAAGAGCCAGCAGCAGCTATCTGGACAGCCATGCTTGGGGCTTGCAAGATGCATAAGAATCTAGATCTTGGCGTGCAAGTTGCTGAGCAGCTATTAAATGTTGAACCTGAAAATCCAGGTCACTATGTCATGCTATCTAATATATATGCTTTGGCAGGACGAATGGATCGAGTAGAAATGGTTAGAAacattatgataaaaaaaagtttGAAGAAGCAAGTTGGTTATAGCACAATAGAAATTGATAATAAGACTTATTTCTTTAGCATGGGTGACAAGTCTCACCCCGAGACAAATGAAATTTATCGATATTTAGATGAACTGATGTCACGGTGTAGAGAAGCAGGTTATGCAGCAGTACCTGAATCAGTGTTGCATGAATTGGAAGAGGAGGAAAGAGAATTTGCACTTAGGTACCACAGTGAAAAGCTTGCAATAGCATTTGGTCTTTTGAAAATAAGGCATGAAGCTCCTATCAGGATCATAAAGAACCTTCGAATGTGCGAGGACTGCCATTGGGCAATTAAGTATATTTCAGTTGTTGGTAATAGAGAAATTATTGTCCGGGATAAGCTTCGTTTCCACCACTTCAAGGATGGTTCATGTTCATGTCAAGACTATTGGTGATGGGCACCATACGTTATCTAGCATTTGTTTATGTTGGTGCCGCATTAGGTTTTTTggacagagaaaaaaaaatacattcaaATACAACAACAATTGATCAACATATGGCACTATGATGTTCGTGCCTCTTTTGGATAATAAAAAAGTGCTTCTGAGTCATTATATTTCAAACAAAAGAAGCTTGAAATGTATGGAAGCAGAGTACAGTTTTGTTTGCACAACCTCAATTTTGGTTATGCAGTTGTTGCAAGAAATGGATCATGGATGAGGTTGGCTGTTATGTGATGACATGATATGTACTTTTATAACACTCGAAAGCAAGAATTGTTCCCTTTCCGAATGAATATACATACTGGTTGTCCACAGGACAGAGGAAATGGGCTATATTATCATGTAATTAAGGAAAATTAATCATGGTTTTTCAATTCCATGTTGTAATGCTCGTGAGTGAAGTTCTGGAACTTAATGACTTATCATGAGATTGCCTTCCAGTTAACCTGATTATTGGAGTCCTGGAGATCTGGGAACAGGTAAACAGCAATTGGGCAAAACTCATTTGCAACCTTTGCAGAGACACTCTGGTAGATTGCTACACATTGGTAGCTGAGGCTTAATAGCTTATACTTGAACCAGTATTTTGATGTTACACCTTAGACAACCAATCTGTCTTGGTCCCGAGTTAatccttctttctcttcttgttttttcttttcctaGGGTTTAGCCCACATGGACTGCCATTCAACGGCTTCCCTCCACCCAAGTGGGTTGTCCCTTCCTTTCTGAGACGGATGTAactattttttggttttttcaaGCTTACTGTCTGTGAGAGACTCTTTTGAATCTGCATGTTTGTTTCTGggtttctaatttttattatttttatttacttgtgcTTTGGCTTAGAGATAATCTTAATCGGTTTTTATCATCCTTGAGGATTAAAGTGTTTGGGTAAAGTTTCATCCTTGATGGCAACCTCCTCTAGCTATAAGAGATTGAGAGGCTTTGGGCTCTGCCTCCTCGGTTTTCCCTACCTAAAGTCTATGTTGTTGGGTTGCTGAGGTTGTTTTTCCTTGCAGGTCCTTTTGCCATTGGTGCTAAAATTTACAGCTGGCTCCTAGATCTTCGACTATGACTTGAAAGCAAGAGTTGAGCTTTGACGCTGCTTGCTTGCTACTACAATTTGATGGCTCCCCCTAAGTTAAAAGCTACAGTGAACAGGCCTGAGCCAACTCTTCTTGCTTTGGAAGAGAGCATTTTCGTTTGATTCTCTTCATCCATGCATATTACTGTTGGAGGTGTCAGCGGATCCAGAGGTTAGTTGGAGTAACTCCTTCCTTGGCTACGATGCGATCTTGCGACATTGTCTTTGCAATAAACGTGGTTTCTCTTTTGATTTAAGTACCCGATTCACTAGGGTTGAATTGAGTTTTTTATTTAGATTGGGTTTTGGAGTTTTTACTTTTAATCCTCTGGAATCCTGTTGCAATTAGGCCTCTAGGCCTATTGGTACCCAACTTTCAATGAATTTTATCCtttgagaagaaaaaaagaaagaaagaaagaaagaaaaacctTAGACAATCCAGCAAGCGTTCTCACTTCCCATACCCGGAAAGCAAATAGCCGCCGCATGACACGGGATTTCAGTTTTGACTGTTATTCCGTTTCGGCAAATCTAACTTTGTTTCTCAACAAGTGATGTAAGCTTTTTGTTATAGTTTTGGCCGCTATATCCAGTAACTTGTTCAGATAAACTTGCTGCTTTAATTAGCACATCAAAATCCCattgatatatttaatatttcagCCAGGTAAATATTTCACCGTTCTGTTTCGTATTCAATATTCCGTTTTTATCCTTGAAATCTCACCTTGTGAGATGATGGGACACCAAATTGTTTATTATATCATTTCATTTTGGCATCTCTCtcttttcaatatatatatatatatatatatatatatatatatatataagttggCTATTTTTgccaataatatattaattcatgTGAATCTCAACATTTTTTATCCGAGTGATATGTCATAAATGGGATATGGGGAATTATCTAGATTCTTTGCCGTTGAATGTAATAGGAACAGATCCAACGGTGGAGGATTGCTCACGTGAcaacagaaaagaaaaaacatgACGACCACATTAGCTGGCTGTCTACATGATTCTAACTTAGGAATGTGTGTTGTCTACAAATGTTTGCAGCCTCACTCCACATGGACTGGAactttattatctaaaattattacATTACAATTGCCACAACCTTACAAAAATATACAACCGATGGCTGCAGAGATTCTCTGCCACTTAATTAAATCAACTtcctaattttaattatgattcaCTGAAGCACTTCAAAAAGGTCACTTGATCAAACGTccgttataaaaaaatctacttTCATTTCAAATTCCGCCAGCAAACCATATAAAATGGGCCCACCAATAAATGTTACTTACAGATTTCAGACATTCTTAACGTCTATATTCTTACTCTCTGGTTCCATTATGAAATGAAAAATCCACCGTACGATGTCGTTTCATAAAAGCAGAGTGCTTGAATATCCAATGCATTATTGTTGCTTTTGCGTCTCTCCTCTTTCTTCCTCAGAATCTTTTGCCCACGGTAGCACCCTACCATTTCAGCACTTCTCACCTCATTGATTGCTTCGTGATTCTCACTTCTTTAAAAAGCGCGTGGTCAAAATCCCAAAACTTCcagattgtaaaaaaaaaagagctctGCTTCAAGTGCTTTCTGCAGTTCGCTTTGGCTTGGGTTCTTGTGTGCATTTATCATAAAAACTCGTTTTTTCTGCCTGCGCTTTTCAGCTCCTTTACGTCCTGAAGCcaacccctctctctctctctctttctactTGCTATGCTGTGCaggaagcagaagcagaagcactGGAAATGAAAACAGAAGCAAAAACGCTTCGACAGTGACGACAACAGATAGAAACTTTCTGCGGAGTCATTTTCCATGAGGCGGGGACCTGCAGTGCCTGCACGCGCTGGTAATGCCTACCACGCGCCACCGCCGCCATTGCCGGATGTTTATAACATAATCCCTATCCATGACCTTCTATCTGACCATCCCTCCCTTCGGTATCCAGAGGTTCGAGCTGCCGCTGCCGCACTACGAGATGTCAGTAACCTGCCGAGGCTGCCGTTTGTTACTTGGGACCCGCGTATGGACTTGATGGACTGGTTGGGAGTGCTTTTCGGGTTTCAAAGAGACAACGTACGGAACCAGAGGGAGCACCTGGTGCTCCACTTAGCCAACTCCCAAATGCGGTTGCAACCACCGCCCGCGATTCCCGACGAACTGGACCATAAGGTCCTTCGCCGTTTCCGGAGCAAGTTATTGAGTAACTACACCTCTTGGTGCTCTTACCTCGGCAGAAAATCCCAAGTAGCTCTTTCTAGGCGCAGCAGTAACAGCAATGACCTCCGGCGTGAGCTGTTGTACGTTGCCCTCTACCTTCTAATATGGGGGGAATCAGGTAATCTCCGGTTCATGCCCGAGTGTATATGCTATATATATCACCACATGGCTATGGAACTAAACCAAGTTCTTGACGAATGGCCTGATCCCAACACTGGTAGGCCTTTTTTGCCTTCAATATATGGTGATTGTGCGTTCTTGAAGTCCATTATTATCCCTTTTTACCAAACGATAAAGACTGAAGTTGATAGTAGTAATAATGGGACTAAACCTCATTCGGCTTGGAGGAATTATGATGATCTAAACGAGTTCTTTTGGAGCAGGAGGTGTTTTAGGAAGCTGTCGTGGCCTATTAATTTTGGGAGCAATTATTTTGATAAGGTTGAGAAGAGTAAGAGAATCGGCAAGACTGGATTTGTGGAGCAGAGGTCGTTTTGGAATGTATTTAGGAGCTTTGACAAGCTCTGGGTTTTGCTGGTTTTATTTTTGCAGGCTAGTTTTATCGTTGCTTGGGAGGGTACCGAGTATCCATGGCAGGCATTGGAGAGGCGTGATGTGCAGGTTGAGTTATTGACTTGTTTCATCACCTGGGGTGGACTTAGATTTCTACAATCCATTCTTGACGCGGGGACGCAGTATAGCTTGGTTTCTAGGGACACAGTGTTGCTGGGGTTGAGGATGGTATTAAAAAGTATGGTTGCCTTGACATGGACTGTTGTGTTTGGGGTGTTCTACGCCAGGATTTGGAGTGCAAAGAATTCCGCTGGGTTTTGGTCTTCTGAAGCAAATAGTAGAATTGTGACATTTCTCGAGGCTGTCCTTGTGTTTGTTATCCCAGAGCTGCTGGCTTTAGTGTTCTTTGTGCTTCCTTGGATAAGGAATGTGCTTGAGGAATTGGACTGGAGTATTTTGTATGTGTTAACATGGTGGTTTCATACACGGATTTTTGTGGGGCGTGGACTGAGGGAAGGGCTTGTGAACAATGTCAAGTATACTTTTTTCTGGGTTGCAGTATTGGCTTCAAAATTTACATTCAGCTATTTCCTTCAAATCAAGCCACTGGTTGCTCCGACAAGGGTCCTTCTGAATCTTAGGAATGTCAATTACAATTGGCATGAGTTTTTTGGTAGTAGTAACAGAGTTGCTGTTGTTTTGATCTGGATACCAGTtttactaatatattttatggATTTGCAAATCTGGTATTCTATTTTCTCCTCCTTTGTTGGTGCAACGATTGGGTTGTTTTCACACTTGGGTGAAATTAGAAACACTGAGCAACTTCGGCTTAGATTTCAGTTCTTTGCCAGCGCCTTGCAGTTTAATCTCATGCCTGAAGAACAGTCTCTATGTCCTAAGATGACCCTGGTGAAGAGGCTCCGTGATGCAATCCACAGATTTAGACTAAGATATGGGCTCGGTCAATCTTACAAGAAGATTGAATCAGACCAAGTGGAGGCAACCAGATTTGCCTTGATATGGAATGAGATCATCATAACTTTTCGGGAAGAAGATATCATCAGCGATCGAGAGCATGAGCTCTTAGAATTGCCACCTAATAGTTGGAACATTAGGGTTATTCAATGGCCATGTTTTTTGCTATGCAATGAGCTATTGCTTGCTCTCAATCAGGCTCAAGAGCTTGCAGATGCACCTGACAGGTGGATTTGGTTGAAAATAAGCAAAAGTGAGTATAGGCGGTGTGCTGTAATTGAAGCCTATGATAGCGCCAAGTATTTACTTCTTACAGTTGTCAGATATGGCACAGAAGAACATTCTATTGTTGAAAGAATTTTTGGTGAAATAGACAACAACATTCAGTTTGGAAAGGTCAGTGAGGCTTACTATCTGAAACAACTAGAACGTTTCCATTCCAA
Protein-coding sequences here:
- the LOC110605208 gene encoding pentatricopeptide repeat-containing protein At2g33760, which codes for MAYFHGNETLRSTPHTPTHHFLLQAGPRLKPLQQVHAHIIVSGSGRSRSLLTKLLNLACAAGSIGYTHRIFLSVTKPDSFLFNSLIKSTSKFHFSIYSLYLYSCMLLCNISPSNYTFTSVIKSCADMSFLKLGKVIHGHVLVNGFGLDVYVQAALVAFYGKSGDLGNARKVFDKMPVRSIVAWNSMISGYEQNGYGKNAITLFKKMREAGIEPDSTTLVSLSSACAQLGALGMGCWVHEYIARHGLNLNVVLGTSLINMYTRCGDVGRAREVFDSMNERNVVAWTAMISGYGMNGFAHQAVELFDEMRRRGPCPNSITFVAALSACAHAGLVKEGRRVFASMREEYHLMPGVEHHVCLVDMLGRAGLLDEAYSFINEEVPKEPAAAIWTAMLGACKMHKNLDLGVQVAEQLLNVEPENPGHYVMLSNIYALAGRMDRVEMVRNIMIKKSLKKQVGYSTIEIDNKTYFFSMGDKSHPETNEIYRYLDELMSRCREAGYAAVPESVLHELEEEEREFALRYHSEKLAIAFGLLKIRHEAPIRIIKNLRMCEDCHWAIKYISVVGNREIIVRDKLRFHHFKDGSCSCQDYW